A window of Bacteroidales bacterium genomic DNA:
AAGTTTATCAGAGTCAATATACTTGTTGGGATTTTGTTCAAAAGGCAAGTCAATATTCAATCCCGCGGATTTTCCTCCTGCCATTTTAGCTCCTTTATTCGCAGCTTCCATGATGCCGGGACCGCCACCTGTTATTATGCCATATCCATTTTTTGTTAATTTGAAAGCGATTTCTTCTGCCATTTTATAATACTTATGTTTTGGGTCTGTGCGTGCAGAGCCGAAAACCGTAACACATGGACCTATAGCAGCAAGTTTTTCAAAACCTTCAACAAACTCGGCAATTATTTTAAATATCTGCCACGAGTCGTTACTTTTTTGCTCACTCCAGCTTCTGTGTACAAAAGCATCCCTGATTTTTTCTTCACCATCAAATTTTATCATATATCAATCTTTGATTTAATAATACAAAACTATCAAAATTTGGTCTAAAATGCAAATGGGAACATAAAGTATTTAGTTACTATTGGTAACTTATTTGTGAAACTTTTGGCAGGAAAATGTTTTTATCTCACAAGAATTTATTTTAGAACCAATTCTTTTTTCAAAAATTGTGCAGTATAACTTTTTTTGTTTTCAGCAATTTCTTCTGGAGAACCTTCGCAAATAACATAACCTCCTCTGTCACCACCCTCCATGCCCAAATCAATTATATGGTCGCATGATTTTATGATTTCCATGTTATGTTCAATAATTATTACGGTATTTCCCTTGTCAGCCAAACGATTTAAAACATCAAGCAGTATTCTTATATCATCAAAATGGAGTCCGGTTGTTGGCTCATCGAGTATGTAAAGTGTTTTTCCCGTATCTTTCTTTGAAAGTTCAGCAGCGAGTTTGACTCTTTGCGCTTCACCTCCAGAAAGTGTTGTGGATTGCTGGCCAAGTGTGATATAACCCAAACCCACATCTTTGAGGGTTTTTATTTTTTGAATAATAGAAGGAATATTTTCAAAAAATTCAACTGCCTGTTCAATGTTTAAATTAAGGATGTCGTTTATGGATTTTCCTTTGTACCTTATTTCAAGCGTTTCGCGGTTATATCTTTTGCCCTGACATGCTTCACAGTTTACATAAACATCGGGCAGAAAATTCATTTCTATTGTTTTCATTCCGGCACCTTGGCAAACTTCACATCTTCCTCCTTTTACATTAAAAGAAAATCTTCCGGGAGAATAGCCCCTGATTTTCGATTCGGGAAGTTCGGTAAAAAGTTTTCTGATATCATCAAATACTTTTGTATATGTTGCAGGATTTGAACGCGGCGTTCTTCCTATCGGCGATTGGTCTATTTCAATGACTTTATCAACGAACTTAATTCCTTCAATTGACTTGTACGGCAATGGTTTCGTGGTTGCTCTGTAAAAATGATGACTCAAAACAGGATATAAAGTTTCGTTAACAAGCGATGATTTGCCGCTTCCCGAAACACCGGTTATGCAGAGCATTTTTCCCAAAGGAAAACTCACATTCAGATTTTTAAGATTATTTCCGCTTGCTCCGTATATTTTAAGGAATTCACCGCTTCCCTTTCTTCTTTTTTCGGGAACTTTTATTTTTTTCTCACCACGAATATATTGAGCCGTGAGCGAATCGAAATTCTTTAATTTGTCGGGAGAACCTTCTGCAACTATGTTTCCTCCGTGTATTCCTGCTTTTGGTCCTAAATCAATAACATGGTCGGCTGATAAAATCATTTCTTTATCATGTTCTACAACAATAACAGAATTGCCGTTATCTCTGAGTTCTTTGAGATTATTTATTAATTTTAAATTATCTCTTTGATGCAACCCGATGCTTGGTTCATCGAGAATATATAAAACTCCAACTAATTTTGTGCCTATTTGCGTTGCAAGTCGTATTCGCTGCGATTCGCCACCCGACAAACTGTTTGTGTTTCGGTTCAGCGTTAAATAATCAAGTCCTATTTCAAGAATAAAATTAATGCGGTTTTTAATTTCTTTTATTATTTCCTGTGCTATCTTATGGTTTTTTTCAGAAAGGACATCCTCTATATTATTCACCCAGCTTTGCAGTGCAACAATATCAAAATTTGCAATTTCTGTAATATTTTTATTATTGATTTTAAAATACAAAGATTCCTTTTTTAATCTCGCACCGTTACATTCCGGACATTTTATTTTATTCATAAATTCCTGCGCCCATTTTCTCATTCCGCCCGATGAGGATTCATTATTTTGTTCAACAATAAAATTTACTATTCCGTTAAAAGTTAAAGAGTAATTTGTGTAAACTCCCAAAAATTCATTTTTTACTTTGAAGATTTCATCTGAGCCATAAAGTATTATATTCAAAGCATCTTCCGGGATATCTTCAATGCTGGTGTCGATAGTAAAATTGAATTTTTCGCCGATTGCAATAAGCTGGTTGAAAATCCAGTTGTTTTTATAATCGCCGATAGCTGTAATTCCTCCTTTTCTTATTGTCTTTTTTTTATCAGGCATGAGCTTGTTTATGTCAATTGCTGATATTTCGCCAAGTCCGCTGCAATGAGGACATGCACCATAAGGAGAATTGAATGAAAAAGTGTTTGGTTCGGGTTCATCATAAGAAATTCCCGATGTAGGACACATAAGGTGTTTGCTGTAATGTGTTGTTTTTTCTGACTCCTGTTCAAGTATCATCAAAACGCCTTTACCGTATTTCAGAGCAGTTTGCACCGAGCTTTTAACGCGATGTTCGGAATTTTCGTTAACATCAATTCTGTCAATTACAATTTCTATATTATGAATTTTATATCTGTCCACGCTCATGTTTACGGTTATATCACGCATTTCTCCATCAACTCTCACTTTTATAAAACCGTATCTTCTTATTTGCTCAAACAAATCCCTGTAATGTCCTTTTCGGGCTTTAACAACAGGAGCAAGAACAATAATTTTATTATTATTAAATTTATTAAGAATAACTTCAATTATGTGAGCTTCGGTATATCTAACCATTTTTTCGCCTGTAACATAAGAATAAGCATCAGCAACTCTTGCATACAACAACCGTAAATAATCATATATTTCGGTGATGGTTCCCACAGTAGAACGTGGATTTTTATTTGCCGTTCTTTGTTCTATTGAAATAACAGGACTCAGCCCTATTATATTGTCAACATCAGGTCGTTTCAGTTCTCCGATAAACTGGCGTGCATAAGCCGAAAAACTTTCAATGTAGCGGCGCTGGCCTTCGGCATATATTGTGTCAAAAGCGAGAGATGATTTGCCGCTTCCGCTTAAACCGGTAAATACAACCAGCTTATCACGCGGAATGGTTACATCAATGTTTTTGAGATTGTGCTCTTTTGCTCCTTGTATGATTAAATTGTCTGCCAATGGCTGTTATAACTTGAAAAAGTGTGCAAAGTTATGTTTTTTTCAGGAAAGAATTTATATTATTTTATTTTTATTAATAAATAAAGAATAAAAAAATATTACTTTTATACCACGATTTTTAAAAAGAGAAAAAATGGAAAAAGAAATTATAAAAAATAAAATTATTGATTTGCTCGAAAGTATTACCGAACAAACAGAAAACATACTCAGTAAAGAACAAAAAATTCCGCAGATAGAACTTGATATTACTATGAATTATCTGAGAGAACTGTATGAACAGTTCTGTATTCTTAATAAAATCAACAATATTACCGGAGTGGAAAAAACTGATATTGAAGAAAAACGTGAAATAACTAAAGAAATAAAAATCGAAAACAAAAAGATTTCTGAAACAACTGAAATAAAAGAAGAAGTGAAATTAGTTCAACAGGATAAAAAAGAGGAAATAAAAACAACCGGTAAAACAAAAACAACAACACCACTTGATTTGTTTGGTGACAGTATATCAATATTAAAAGACAAATTCCAAACCGAACCTACGTTTAATGATAAAATGTCGGGTGAAACGGAAGATAAAAGAATATTATCAAGAATTCAAAATCAAACATCAAAAGATATTAAAACGTCAATTGGAATAAACGAAAAGTTTTTATTCATAAATGAGCTTTTCGATGGAAACATGGAAGATTACAATGATGCAATAAATTTCCTGAATGAAAACTGCAGTGAAATTTCTGAAGCGGAAAATTACATAAGTGGATTAAGCGAAAAATATAACTGGGATAAAAATAAATCGTCGTTTGGCATTTTGAAAAATCTGGTAGAAAAAAGATTCAAATTGTAAAATAATAGCTGCGAGCTACAAGCTTCGAGCTGCGAGGAAAACATAAATTAACAACAAACCACAAACATTATTTTTTAACTCTTCTCCCTTTCCATTTATATGTTCTTAAATTTCCTGTTAATCCTACGAAAAAAACATAGAAAATATAAAATAATTCTGCGAGGATAAAATACTTAAGTAATGAATTTTTATTGAAAAATTTCGTAACGCTTTTTATGAAAATATAATCAAAAAGTATTTTGATTGCGAAAAGCATAGTAAAAGAATAAAAAATATTTTTTGAAAATACCGATAAAAAGGCAGAAATTAAAATAAATGCATTAAAACAATAAATCAACAAAGCAATTACTATAACCGAAAAATCTTTATATCCGCTGCTTTTAGAAACCCATCTTGTTCTTTGTTCATAAAAATCGCTAAAAGTTTTTTTTGCATTTGTAAATATCAAAGCATTTTCAGATTTAAGAAACATAATTTTATCGCGGAATTTATTTTTAAGAGCAAGCATCAGAAACATATCATCGCCTGAAGTATATTTATCAATATATCCGGTTGAATCAAAAAATGCCTCTTTTGTATATGCTATATTTGCTCCATTGCACAAAATGGGATTTTTTAATAGTGCAGATGCACCCGCAGAACCCGTTAAACTTAAAAATTCAAGTGATTGTATTTTTTCGAAAATATTTTTCTCGTTATGAAAAACAACAGGTAAAATTATCATTTTCGGTTTTTCCTTTTCATAAAAAGAAATAATCGTTTCGAGCCATAATTTTCCCGCAATGCAATCACCATCAGTTGTAATTATTAATTCTCCTTTTGCTTGTTTTATTCCTTCGAGAATTGCTTCTTTCTTGAACGATTTTTCACCTTTAAGTTCAATTAATTTTATTGATATTTCGGAATGTATTGCTTTTATTTTTTCAACTGTTGAATCTGTAGAATTATCATCAATAACTATTATTTCGAAAAAATCTTTGGGATATGTTTGCTCAATTATACTTTGTAAACAATCTGTAATGTTTTCTTCTTCATTTCTTACGGGAATTATGATGCTTGCAAAAGTATTGTTATTGTTGGCAGAAGAAACAAATCCTTTTTCCCTAAGCCATGTATAAATAAATAAGCTGATTAAAAAAATGTATGAAATGCAAAGTATTATTGCTGTAAAATAATAAAAAATCATTTAAGAATTTTTAGAATTATAACGAGAATATTGTGTGTAATATATTTAATGTTTTTCGATGTAATTGTCAAGTTCTTTATGCCATTCATCGGGTTCATAAGTTTTAGTAACCGTTTCATTTGCAAATAGTAAATCTAACAGATATTGTGGTTTTTTTCCGCCAATATAAACCGATTTGATGCAAGATACACAATAAACAATAACATCATCCATAGGCATCTCTGATGTCCGTTTTATCATTTGTTTTTTCACTTCTTCCGTAGAGATAATACCATAAAAACTATCTCCACAACAGATGCTTTTTGTTCTTGTGTTCTTAGGTTCTACTAATGTAATATTCATTTTGTGAATAATTGTTCTTATTGCATTATGTACTCTTTCCTGTTCTCGTGTTGGACAAGCGTCAATAATTGACATGCGTCTGCCATAATAATCCGGAAAAATAAAAAAATCGCTTTCAGCCAGGATTTCCCACAAAGAAATAGTTGAAGTATTTTTATAATCATTTCCAAATCGCTTATCACAACCCGGACAAATATTTATTACTTTAGTCATTGTTGCTAATTGAGGGTCGTGACGACAGCAAATCTGCAATTCATCCATTTCACCTAAATTTTTATTTAGAATTAAATGTAATTTTTCGGCTAACTCCGGTTTATATAACATTAAAGCACATCCCGGTGCAAAAACTGTTTTCATTATATTTCTTCTTTATATTGAAAGTTGTATATATTCATATATATTGTTACAAACAACTTATTTATAAGGTTACCTTTGGTTTTTTAATCTTCCAAATTTAACAATATTTTTAATTCTCCTCAATAATAATTCCCGCATTCAAAAGTCCACAAAAATTACTACCTTTGAACTCTAAATAATAAAAATGTCAGAGATAGTTGCAATAATAGGACGACCGAATGTAGGAAAGTCAACATTTTTTAATCGCATGACTGAAAGCCGCACCGCCATTGTTGATGAAATAAGCGGAGTAACGCGCGACAGAATATACGGAAAAGTAGAATGGTGCGGAAAAGAATTTTCGATAATTGACACAGGAGGATTTGTTGTCGGTTCG
This region includes:
- a CDS encoding TIGR00730 family Rossman fold protein, coding for MIKFDGEEKIRDAFVHRSWSEQKSNDSWQIFKIIAEFVEGFEKLAAIGPCVTVFGSARTDPKHKYYKMAEEIAFKLTKNGYGIITGGGPGIMEAANKGAKMAGGKSAGLNIDLPFEQNPNKYIDSDKLVSFHYFFIRKVMFMKYSQGFIALPGGFGTLDEMFEAITLIQTNKIARFPIILVVKEYWNDLSKWLKNTVYLKEKNVTKNDLDLFTIVDTPDEAINLINKFYNKYMLKPNF
- the uvrA gene encoding excinuclease ABC subunit UvrA produces the protein MADNLIIQGAKEHNLKNIDVTIPRDKLVVFTGLSGSGKSSLAFDTIYAEGQRRYIESFSAYARQFIGELKRPDVDNIIGLSPVISIEQRTANKNPRSTVGTITEIYDYLRLLYARVADAYSYVTGEKMVRYTEAHIIEVILNKFNNNKIIVLAPVVKARKGHYRDLFEQIRRYGFIKVRVDGEMRDITVNMSVDRYKIHNIEIVIDRIDVNENSEHRVKSSVQTALKYGKGVLMILEQESEKTTHYSKHLMCPTSGISYDEPEPNTFSFNSPYGACPHCSGLGEISAIDINKLMPDKKKTIRKGGITAIGDYKNNWIFNQLIAIGEKFNFTIDTSIEDIPEDALNIILYGSDEIFKVKNEFLGVYTNYSLTFNGIVNFIVEQNNESSSGGMRKWAQEFMNKIKCPECNGARLKKESLYFKINNKNITEIANFDIVALQSWVNNIEDVLSEKNHKIAQEIIKEIKNRINFILEIGLDYLTLNRNTNSLSGGESQRIRLATQIGTKLVGVLYILDEPSIGLHQRDNLKLINNLKELRDNGNSVIVVEHDKEMILSADHVIDLGPKAGIHGGNIVAEGSPDKLKNFDSLTAQYIRGEKKIKVPEKRRKGSGEFLKIYGASGNNLKNLNVSFPLGKMLCITGVSGSGKSSLVNETLYPVLSHHFYRATTKPLPYKSIEGIKFVDKVIEIDQSPIGRTPRSNPATYTKVFDDIRKLFTELPESKIRGYSPGRFSFNVKGGRCEVCQGAGMKTIEMNFLPDVYVNCEACQGKRYNRETLEIRYKGKSINDILNLNIEQAVEFFENIPSIIQKIKTLKDVGLGYITLGQQSTTLSGGEAQRVKLAAELSKKDTGKTLYILDEPTTGLHFDDIRILLDVLNRLADKGNTVIIIEHNMEIIKSCDHIIDLGMEGGDRGGYVICEGSPEEIAENKKSYTAQFLKKELVLK
- a CDS encoding glycosyltransferase; translation: MIFYYFTAIILCISYIFLISLFIYTWLREKGFVSSANNNNTFASIIIPVRNEEENITDCLQSIIEQTYPKDFFEIIVIDDNSTDSTVEKIKAIHSEISIKLIELKGEKSFKKEAILEGIKQAKGELIITTDGDCIAGKLWLETIISFYEKEKPKMIILPVVFHNEKNIFEKIQSLEFLSLTGSAGASALLKNPILCNGANIAYTKEAFFDSTGYIDKYTSGDDMFLMLALKNKFRDKIMFLKSENALIFTNAKKTFSDFYEQRTRWVSKSSGYKDFSVIVIALLIYCFNAFILISAFLSVFSKNIFYSFTMLFAIKILFDYIFIKSVTKFFNKNSLLKYFILAELFYIFYVFFVGLTGNLRTYKWKGRRVKK
- a CDS encoding heterodisulfide reductase-related iron-sulfur binding cluster — its product is MKTVFAPGCALMLYKPELAEKLHLILNKNLGEMDELQICCRHDPQLATMTKVINICPGCDKRFGNDYKNTSTISLWEILAESDFFIFPDYYGRRMSIIDACPTREQERVHNAIRTIIHKMNITLVEPKNTRTKSICCGDSFYGIISTEEVKKQMIKRTSEMPMDDVIVYCVSCIKSVYIGGKKPQYLLDLLFANETVTKTYEPDEWHKELDNYIEKH